GGAACGAAAGGCGAGTGTCTCCATCAATCGGCTGAGTTATTACCTGTTTTCGGCGGTTCGGTACGCCGTTATCGATCAGATCAGAGCTCGGGTCACGCGGGAACAGTATCTAAGCTATTACCAGTCCTTCTTATCAACGGAGGATTCGTCCACGGAAGAGGCCATTATCCTGAATGATTTACGTTCGGCTCTGGAAGATTCACTGCAAACCCTGCCCGAAAAGTCCCGCCAGGTGTTTACCCTGAGTTATTTTGAGAACTGGTCCGTCACCCAAATTGCCCACCACATTCAGCTTTCTGAAAAAGCCGTAGAGTATCATCTTACTAAAGCCGTCAAATTTCTCCGTACGCACTACCAGGATCATTTACTGGGCACGCTGCTTTATCTCATTCTCACCAACCGGTAATTGAACGAAGGCAAGAATTTCAGTGGGTATCAAGCCTTTTTATATAAACTTTCGTAGAAATTTTAAAACGATTTAGGTCAAATCCTCGCACATCCGACTTGTTAGATAGGAGCGGCACTCAAGGCTCTCTACTGCTTGTATGACCCCGGAAGAATTTCAGGAGCTTTTGCTACGCTACCAGCGTAACGAAGCCACCGCCGAAGAACAGCAGCGTATCCACGCCTGGTACGACCGCCTGGCAGCCGATTCGCAGGAAGAACTTCCCGCGGCGGAACGCCCGCCTTTGCAAGCCAAGCTGTGGTCGACGATTCGTGAGCGTATCGATGAACCTGAGCCGGAGATTCAGATCCGGCCCCTCCGAAAAGCCGGATGGTACGTGGGGGTGGCCGCATCGATACTACTAGTACTATCCATTGGCCTTTGGTTCTGGACGCAGTCGTCCGTGAATTCGGGACAACTGGCGTTTCATACGGCGGCTCCGCTAATTACCGCTCGTGGACCGCAAACGCTCACCCTTTCCGACCAGAGTCAGGTAACGCTGCTGCAAGGAAGTAGCCTGCGATATTCGTCAACCTTCACTGGAAAGCTTCGGGAAGTAGACCTACAGGGAACCGCCTTCTTTCAAATTACCAAAAATCCTGAAAAGCCTTTTCTGGTGCACACCGGTTCGCTGGAGACGAAGGTGTTAGGGACGAGCTTCTGGGTGAGGCATCAGCCTAAACAAAGCTACGTACAGGTGCAGGTCGTTACGGGTAAAGTTTCCGTACAGCAGGATCAAAATCAGGTAATCCTGGTACCGAATCAGCTCGTTACGTATTCGCGGGAGAAACCCTGGCTGCAAACGGGCCTCGTTCAAAATCCCCTGGTGGTGGATGCCTCCGTTTCGATGCGATTCAAAGACGTACCGCTGCTTCGCGTGGTTGAACGCCTCGAAAAACGCTATGGGATTAGCCTGCTTATTAAGCAATCGGCCTTGCGTCAGTGTCCCTTCACCGGAGATCTCACGGGACTGGGCCTCTATGAGCAGCTGGGTATGATTTGCCAGGCTCTGAATGCTACCTACCAATCCGACGGTACTCAAATCCTGCTACAGGGTGCGGGCTGCCGATAAATGACTTATCCTACTTACCTCCTCTAAAACTGATTGCCATGATTAACTCCAAAGACGTAATCTAATTTCCTCATTCTGGTGGTCCAGTACTACCACTAGTAAAACCCTTACGCACCTTCGTTCGGAAGGCGTGCGGGGACGTTTTGTGCCTATTAAAATGAATAAGACCTATGAAAAAAACACGTTACTTCAAACCTTATGCTCTGGCGGGCTGGTTGCTCCACCGTTCTTTTCTGCCGCTATTACTAACCGTACCGCTCTTCAGTTACGCTGAACCCATCCATACGGTTCAGGATGTGCTGGAGCGTACCGTAACTTTACCCGCCGGGAAAGTGAGTCTGGAGGAGGCCTTAAGTCAGATTGAGAACCAGGCTTCCGTCAAGTTTGTGTACAGTCGCAAAGTCATTCAGTCTGATCAACAGGTATCGGTTAAGGCCATGCATACCAAACTGGAAGAAGTACTGAAAGCCTTACTAGGCCCTTTAGCCATCCAGTATCGACTCGTGTCGGGACGCATTGTGCTTTCCAAAAGTCAGGAAACGATGCTGCTGACCGCCCCGAAGTTAACAGTAACAGGGACTGTTACCGATAATCAGGGACAAACCTTGACTGGTGTAAGCGTAGTCCTGAAAGGCACCACGACGGGCTCGGCTACCGACGCCAATGGGCGGTATACCCTGAATGTACCCGACGATGCCGCCACGCTGGTTTTCTCGTATGTGGGTTACGTAACGCAGGAAGTGGCCATCGGCGGACGAAGTGCGATTGATGTCAAACTGGAAACCGATACAAAATCGCTTTCCGAAGTCGTGGTCATTGGCTACGGTACGCAGAAGCGGAGTGACGTGACGGGCTCCCTGGCGTCGGTTAGTTCCAAAGAGTTGAATGAACTGCCCGTGGTCAATGCCGTACAGGGTCTAGCGGGCCGGGCGGCGGGCGTTCAGGTGGTACAAAACTCGGGAGCACCGGGAGCCAACATCAGCATTCGGGTACGGGGTGGTAACTCGCTTCTCGGTAATAACGAACCGCTGTATGTGGTGGACGGTTTTGCCTTGTCCGGAAGCCCGACTACACTGAACCCCGCCGATATTGAGTCGATGGAAATCCTGAAAGATGCCTCGGCTACGGCCATTTACGGGTCACGCGGAGCCAACGGCGTGGTGCTGATTACCACCCGGGCGGGGAAAAGCGGCAGTAACCGGGTCAACATTGATAGCTACGTCGGATTTCAGACGGTACGTAAAAAACTTGACCTGCTCAATGCTCGCGAATTTGCGGAAATCGCCAATGAACGGGCCCGCAACGATGGCTTGCAACCGTATTTCACCTCCGATCAGGTAGCTTCGTTTGGTCAGGGTACTGACTGGCAGGACGCCATCTTTCGGACGGCTCCCATTCAAAACCACGTGGTCACCTTTTCCGGTGGTAGCGAAAAAACGCAGTACTCGGTTTCAGCCAGCTTATTCGATCAGCAGGGAATTGTGATCGGCTCGGGATACAAGCGGTACTCGGTTCGGGCCAATTTGAATCAGAAAATCAACGATAAATTACGGCTTACCTATACCAGCGTACTCAGCCGGACGGGAACGCAGGCCATTTCCAACGACAACCGTTCGCGGGGAAATGGAGTCGTATCCGCCGCGTTAACCGCCCCGCCAATGATTGCTCCCTACGATGCCAATGGCAATTATTCGAACGTAGTACCCTATTCGTTTAGTCCGAACGCCGCTGAAAATGCCGTGGCTTTAGCTCTGGAACGGAAAGACGAAACGGCGGGGAGTGGGATTCTGACTAACCTAGGCTTGACTTACGAATTCATCCCGGGACTAAGCCTTCGCGTATCCGCCGGGGTCGATTACGCAAACTCCCGACGGGATTATTACTCACCCCGCCTTTTTAAGGCATCCCCTTCGGGATCGGGTAGTACCAACTATTATACGCGAACTAACTTTCTCAACGAAAACATTCTTACCTATAGCAAAACCATTCAGGAAGCTCACGCTCTATCCTTTACGGGGGGCTTTACGTATCAGAGCGAACTGATCAATGAAAATGAACTTGGGGCGAGTGGCTTTACCAGCGATGTCTTACAGAACAATAACCCCCAATCCGGCAGTGTAATTGCCACGCCAAGAGCTACTATTTCAGACTGGAAACTGCTTTCGGGACTAGCCCGGGCCAACTATTCCTACCGGGATCGCTACCTGCTGACGGCCAGTATTCGGGCCGATGGCTCGTCCCGGTTTGGAGCTTCCAATAAATGGGGCTATTTCCCCTCGGCGGCCCTGGGCTGGCGGATTAGTGAAGAGGAATTCATCAAACCCCTGACTTTTGTTTCCAATCTGAAGCTACGGGCCAGCTGGGGACAAACGGGTAGTACGGCTATTAATCCCTACCAGACACTCAATACACTTCAATCCCTGCAAGTCATTTACGGCAATGATCTGTATACGGGGTTTGCTCCGGGGGCAACGAAACCAAACCCGAATTTGAAATGGGAGACTACGATGCAAACCAACCTGGGTCTGGACTTCGGGTTTTTCCAGGAACGTCTCCGCTTATCCGTGGATTACTACCGCAAAAACACCAACGACCTGTTGGCAAATGTGCCCCTGCCTACTTCTTCGGGTTACGTCAATCAAATACAAAACCTGGGCACCATTCGCAATCAGGGCGTGGAACTGGATCTGGGTGGAAACATCCTGACGGGTAATTTTAAGTGGGATGCGAGCCTGAATTTTGCTGCTAATCGTAACAAAGTAATCAAACTGGCTGGGGGTAGTGATGTGTTCGGAAATTCACTCGATATTCCACTGAACGTTTCGGTAAATCTGATCCGCGAGGGCGAACCCGTAGGTGTTTTCTTTGGCTACGTGGAAGATGGACTGACGGAAACGGGAGCGATTCGCTACAAGGATCTCGACGGCAACGGTACCCTCAATAACCTGGACCGGACCATCATCGGCAATCCCAATCCCGATTTCATTTACGGTTTCACCAATAATTTTTCCTACAAAAACTTCACGCTGAACGTGTTTTTGCAGGGCATTCAGGGAGCGGATATTTTCAACTTCAACCTGTCAAATCAGGCGAATGCCTTCAACTTCGGCGAAAATCAGGTACGAAGCTCGCTGGATCGCTGGACGACGGAAAACTCCAATCCGGCGGCGAAAAACCCGAAAGTCAGCATTGGCTCTACGTTCCGGGAATCCAACCGCTTTGTGGAGGATGGGTCGTTCTTACGGTTGAAAAACATTCGTCTGGCCTACACCCTGCCGCTGACGAAGTGGAGCGTCAACTGGTTGAAATCCGCTCAGATCTACGTGAGTGGCCAAAATCTGCTGACCTTCACCAAGTACTCCTGGTATGATCCCGAAGTGAGTAGCCGGGGTGGAGCAGCCTCCATTACGGTCGGAATTGACCAGACCAGTTATCCCGTTGCTAAAACCTATACCTGCGGCGTAAGCCTTGCCTTTTAATGCTAAGCCCAAGTGCTATGAAAAAGATACTTTGCATAATGGCTGTGGTCACAGCCCTTAGTTCCTGCCAGAAGACCTTACAGGAAGTACCGGTCGATCGCCTGACCGAAGAAAATTTTTACCAAACGCCAACGGATGCCCGTTCCGCAATCTATTCCATTTACGATGCCTTGCGGAGTACGGGTTATTACGGAATGATCTATTTGCTAGAACAGGAAGCCAATACGGACTACGCCAACGGTCGCGGCTCGTATGCCTTCATCAGTGAGTATCAGGGACTGGACGGTACTAACATCGGTCGGGTAGAAGGGGTGTGGTCGCAGGCGTACCGGGCCATTCTTCGGTCCAACATTGCTCTGGAACGCATTCCCGCCATTGCCATGGATGAAACCGAGAAAAAAGGTCTGCTCGCCGAAGCCCGGTTCCTGCGGGCACTGGTGTATTACGATCTGGTTCGGAACTGGGGTGGGGTACCGATTCGTACCTCGACCACGGCTTCCAATGACGTACCCCGTTCGTCGGTCGATGAGGTATATAAACTCATTCTGGAGGATCTAACCGCTGCTGAAACCGACCTGCCCGCGACGCCCGCCGTGGCGGGACGGGCGACGAGCTGGGCGGCGAAAACGTTGCTGGCCGATGTGTACCTGACGCGTCAGAACTGGACGCAGGCCCGGGATAAAGCCAAGGAAGTGATGGACGGCAAGGCGTACTCGCTGGTGCCGGTGACGACGGTAGCTGATTTCGAAAAGATCTACGGAGCAACAGTAACGACGAGTTCGGAGGATATTTTCTCGTTGAAGTATTCCTCCACGGGCGGGCAGGGTTTTCAGTACCTGCTCTACATCCACGCGGAAAATACGCAGTACTCACCACCGGGCTTCCGCACCATCTACGCCCGTCAGACCTTTCCGCTGATTGCCAACTGGGACGCGAAAGATTTACGAAAAGAGTTCAATATTTACGGTCAGTACGTCAACCGAACCACGGGTCAGATCGTGACTTTGCCTGCTAACGAACCCTATCAGTTCCGGAAGTTCAAAGATCCGGCCTCGGTAGCGGCCAATGCCAGCGGCAATGATTTACCCCTGCTCCGGTACGCCGATGCGTTACTGATTTACGCCGAAGCGGCGAGTCAGGCCGCTGGCGGTCCCACACCCGAGGCCTATCAGGCCGTCAACCAGGTACGTCGCCGGGCCTACGGAGCGGACATCGCAACGGCCAACGCGGCTGTAGATTACGCCGGACTAAGTGCTCAGGCTTTTCGTGAAGCTGTATTGCAGGAACGGGCTTACGAATTTATGATTGAAGGCAAGCGGTGGAATGATATGAAACGGCTGGGCGTCGATCAGGTGAAGGCCCTCGTCCAGAAAGCCAAAGGCAAGACGATGAAAGATAGTCACGTGCTGTGGCCCATTCCAAAAGCTGAACTCGACAACAACGGGGCGATTAACGCCGAAGACCAAAATCCTGGGTATTAATGTAGACTTCTGACCCGGAGATAAGCTCCGGGTCTTTGAATTTGCTTGAAGCTATGATGAAAAAAACGATTGGATGGGTATTCTTCCTGCTGATGGTGAGCCGACTGGCCCTTGCCCAAAATGCTTCCTATGACATTTGTATTTACGGGGGTACTTCCGCGGGAGTCATTGCGGCGTATACGGCCAAAAAAATGGGTAAAACGGTGGTGCTCATTGAGCCGGGCCGCCATTTGGGGGGGATGAGCTCGGGCGGCCTGGGCTATACGGATATTGGCAATAAGTACGCCATTACGGGACTGGCGAATGACTTTTACCGCCGCATCGGTCAGCACTACGGAAAATTTGAACAGTGGATTTTCGAACCCAGTGTGGCTGAAAATTTATTCAAAGCGTACTGTAAACGGGGCGACGTTCCGGTAGTATACGAGCATCGACTCGCCAGCGTCAAAAAGACAAACAACGTGATTAATCAAATCACGCTGGAAAAATCGAATCAGCCCTCGGCGGCGACCAACCGGACGATTCAGGCTAAAATGTTCATCGATTGTTCCTACGAAGGCGATCTGATGGCTAAGGCGGGCGTTTCGTACGTGGTCGGACGGGAAGCTAATAGTCGGTACAACGAAACGTTTAACGGCGTACAGGTGATGAACGGCCATCAGATGCCCGAGAAAATGGACCCCTACGTGGTTCCCGGCGATCCGAAAAGTGGATTGCTTTGGGGGATTAATTCCACCCAACTCGCACCCATCGGCTCGGGGGACAAAAAAGTACAGGCCTATAACTTCCGCATTTGTTTGACGAACCAACCGGAAAACCGGATTGCCATTACCAAACCCGCTGATTACGATCCCAAACGGTACGAATTACTGCTTCGTATCATCGAAAAGCGGTCCTGGAAAGCCCTCAACGATATGTTCATCTGGAGCCGGATGCCCAATGGTAAAACCGACATCAACAATAGAAACGGATTTTCGACGGATATGATCGGGATGAACTGGGACTATCCGGACGGTGATTACGCGACTCGGACGAAGATCTGGAATGACCACGTGAGCTATACCAAAGGGCTGTTGTATTTTGTGGGAAATGACCCTCGGGTACCCGCAAGTGTCCGGCAGGAAATGCAGCAGTGGGGTTATCCTAAAGACGAGTACACGGATAATGAAAACTGGAGCCATCAGCTCTACATTCGGGAAGCTCGCCGGATGGTGGGTGAACTGGTCATGACCCAGCACCACTGCCAGGGGCGGGAAGTGGTATCGGACGGGGTAGGCATGGCCGCTTACACAATGGACTCGCACAATTGCGACCGCTTGATTATTGACGGGTTTGTGAAAAATGAAGGCAACGTGGAAGAAGGCGGCTTCGGACCCTATCCGGTTTCGTACCGAGCCATCGTTCCCCAGCAAAAAGAAGCGGCCAATTTGCTGGTCCCGGTTTGTTTGTCGGCTACGCACATTGCTTATGGTTCGATCCGGATGGAACCCGTCTTTATGGTGCTCGGGCAATCGGCAGCGGTGGCCGCAGGAATGGCGATTGATGCCAAACAACCCATTCAGGCCATAGACGTCAAGCAGTTACAGAAACAACTGGCCAGTAATCCCTACGCCGATGGCAGTCAGCCGGACATCCTCGTCACCAGCGATCACGAAACCCAGACGACTCGTAAGGGTTCCTGGATGGTACAGACCTACGGTGGTTTCGGTCCTTCGTTTTTGATGGATACTACGAATCAGGAAAAGTCCGTCCGCTTCAAACCTACGATTCCGAAAGCGGGAACGTATACGATTTACACCTACGTGCCGAAAGTAAAAAACCGCTCCTCCGAAGCGAGTATCGAAGTCTTTGACGGAAAGCAGAAAAAGCAGCAAATGATCCGTAGTGCGGAGGTACAGGTGGCCGGCCAGACATCCGGGGAATGGGTCTCGCTGGGCAGCTATCCCTTACCCGCCGGAACAACGGCCTACGTAGAAATCAGTGGAAAGGGCAACGTCATTGTCGATGACGTATTACTCGTGCCGGAACGGAAGCGATAAGTATCCGTTCTTTTTAAACCTATAACTATGGGAAGTATGCAACTGAAGCGTCGAGCTTTTTTAGTCAGTTTATGCCTGTCGCCCGCCCTTTTAACCCACGCTCAATCGTCGGTACGCCGGGCCGATGTGATTATTTACGGGGGAACGTCGGCGGCCGTCATGGCTGCCGTACAGGTAAAGAAAATGGGCAAAACGGTACTGGTCGTTTCGCCCGACAAGCATTTGGGCGGCTTATCCTCGGGTGGGCTAGGTTTCACCGATACGGGAAATAAAGAGGTCATTGGTGGATTGTCACGGCAGTTTTACCAGCGACTTTACCAGCATTACCAGCAGGATTCCGCCTGGAAATGGCAAAAACGCGAAGCCTACGGCAACAAAGGGCAGGGGACCCCCGCCATTGATGGCAACGCCCGGACCATGTGGATTTTCGAACCCCACGCCGCCGAACAAATTTTTGAGGATCTGATTCGGGAACATCGTGTTACGGTGTATCGCGAAGAGTGGCTGGACCGTTCGACCAAAGGTCTTACGAAAAAAGGCGGAGCAATCCAGTCTTTTCGGACGCTCA
This portion of the Siphonobacter curvatus genome encodes:
- a CDS encoding RNA polymerase sigma factor, which encodes MQTGMIDEQKLISELQQGSLMAFEAIYSQYWYPMFLVAYRKLNDREVAEEMVQDIFVKLWERKASVSINRLSYYLFSAVRYAVIDQIRARVTREQYLSYYQSFLSTEDSSTEEAIILNDLRSALEDSLQTLPEKSRQVFTLSYFENWSVTQIAHHIQLSEKAVEYHLTKAVKFLRTHYQDHLLGTLLYLILTNR
- a CDS encoding FecR family protein, with protein sequence MTPEEFQELLLRYQRNEATAEEQQRIHAWYDRLAADSQEELPAAERPPLQAKLWSTIRERIDEPEPEIQIRPLRKAGWYVGVAASILLVLSIGLWFWTQSSVNSGQLAFHTAAPLITARGPQTLTLSDQSQVTLLQGSSLRYSSTFTGKLREVDLQGTAFFQITKNPEKPFLVHTGSLETKVLGTSFWVRHQPKQSYVQVQVVTGKVSVQQDQNQVILVPNQLVTYSREKPWLQTGLVQNPLVVDASVSMRFKDVPLLRVVERLEKRYGISLLIKQSALRQCPFTGDLTGLGLYEQLGMICQALNATYQSDGTQILLQGAGCR
- a CDS encoding SusC/RagA family TonB-linked outer membrane protein; this encodes MKKTRYFKPYALAGWLLHRSFLPLLLTVPLFSYAEPIHTVQDVLERTVTLPAGKVSLEEALSQIENQASVKFVYSRKVIQSDQQVSVKAMHTKLEEVLKALLGPLAIQYRLVSGRIVLSKSQETMLLTAPKLTVTGTVTDNQGQTLTGVSVVLKGTTTGSATDANGRYTLNVPDDAATLVFSYVGYVTQEVAIGGRSAIDVKLETDTKSLSEVVVIGYGTQKRSDVTGSLASVSSKELNELPVVNAVQGLAGRAAGVQVVQNSGAPGANISIRVRGGNSLLGNNEPLYVVDGFALSGSPTTLNPADIESMEILKDASATAIYGSRGANGVVLITTRAGKSGSNRVNIDSYVGFQTVRKKLDLLNAREFAEIANERARNDGLQPYFTSDQVASFGQGTDWQDAIFRTAPIQNHVVTFSGGSEKTQYSVSASLFDQQGIVIGSGYKRYSVRANLNQKINDKLRLTYTSVLSRTGTQAISNDNRSRGNGVVSAALTAPPMIAPYDANGNYSNVVPYSFSPNAAENAVALALERKDETAGSGILTNLGLTYEFIPGLSLRVSAGVDYANSRRDYYSPRLFKASPSGSGSTNYYTRTNFLNENILTYSKTIQEAHALSFTGGFTYQSELINENELGASGFTSDVLQNNNPQSGSVIATPRATISDWKLLSGLARANYSYRDRYLLTASIRADGSSRFGASNKWGYFPSAALGWRISEEEFIKPLTFVSNLKLRASWGQTGSTAINPYQTLNTLQSLQVIYGNDLYTGFAPGATKPNPNLKWETTMQTNLGLDFGFFQERLRLSVDYYRKNTNDLLANVPLPTSSGYVNQIQNLGTIRNQGVELDLGGNILTGNFKWDASLNFAANRNKVIKLAGGSDVFGNSLDIPLNVSVNLIREGEPVGVFFGYVEDGLTETGAIRYKDLDGNGTLNNLDRTIIGNPNPDFIYGFTNNFSYKNFTLNVFLQGIQGADIFNFNLSNQANAFNFGENQVRSSLDRWTTENSNPAAKNPKVSIGSTFRESNRFVEDGSFLRLKNIRLAYTLPLTKWSVNWLKSAQIYVSGQNLLTFTKYSWYDPEVSSRGGAASITVGIDQTSYPVAKTYTCGVSLAF
- a CDS encoding RagB/SusD family nutrient uptake outer membrane protein, translating into MKKILCIMAVVTALSSCQKTLQEVPVDRLTEENFYQTPTDARSAIYSIYDALRSTGYYGMIYLLEQEANTDYANGRGSYAFISEYQGLDGTNIGRVEGVWSQAYRAILRSNIALERIPAIAMDETEKKGLLAEARFLRALVYYDLVRNWGGVPIRTSTTASNDVPRSSVDEVYKLILEDLTAAETDLPATPAVAGRATSWAAKTLLADVYLTRQNWTQARDKAKEVMDGKAYSLVPVTTVADFEKIYGATVTTSSEDIFSLKYSSTGGQGFQYLLYIHAENTQYSPPGFRTIYARQTFPLIANWDAKDLRKEFNIYGQYVNRTTGQIVTLPANEPYQFRKFKDPASVAANASGNDLPLLRYADALLIYAEAASQAAGGPTPEAYQAVNQVRRRAYGADIATANAAVDYAGLSAQAFREAVLQERAYEFMIEGKRWNDMKRLGVDQVKALVQKAKGKTMKDSHVLWPIPKAELDNNGAINAEDQNPGY
- a CDS encoding FAD-dependent oxidoreductase; its protein translation is MKKTIGWVFFLLMVSRLALAQNASYDICIYGGTSAGVIAAYTAKKMGKTVVLIEPGRHLGGMSSGGLGYTDIGNKYAITGLANDFYRRIGQHYGKFEQWIFEPSVAENLFKAYCKRGDVPVVYEHRLASVKKTNNVINQITLEKSNQPSAATNRTIQAKMFIDCSYEGDLMAKAGVSYVVGREANSRYNETFNGVQVMNGHQMPEKMDPYVVPGDPKSGLLWGINSTQLAPIGSGDKKVQAYNFRICLTNQPENRIAITKPADYDPKRYELLLRIIEKRSWKALNDMFIWSRMPNGKTDINNRNGFSTDMIGMNWDYPDGDYATRTKIWNDHVSYTKGLLYFVGNDPRVPASVRQEMQQWGYPKDEYTDNENWSHQLYIREARRMVGELVMTQHHCQGREVVSDGVGMAAYTMDSHNCDRLIIDGFVKNEGNVEEGGFGPYPVSYRAIVPQQKEAANLLVPVCLSATHIAYGSIRMEPVFMVLGQSAAVAAGMAIDAKQPIQAIDVKQLQKQLASNPYADGSQPDILVTSDHETQTTRKGSWMVQTYGGFGPSFLMDTTNQEKSVRFKPTIPKAGTYTIYTYVPKVKNRSSEASIEVFDGKQKKQQMIRSAEVQVAGQTSGEWVSLGSYPLPAGTTAYVEISGKGNVIVDDVLLVPERKR